One genomic region from Conexibacter woesei DSM 14684 encodes:
- a CDS encoding DUF4286 family protein — protein sequence MLLLDATMSIAPAKEAELNTWYHLHVPRLVAVPGYESGNRYVAITPGPRYAALYEIRDHAALPLLLGEDAGTRDEVTLSEWAVWDRDLLPHTSDLHLHVYEPLAATPPRLLRGGRPLVVVRVEHDAGDPGAAEAAWREAVLPGLARERDVAGAVLLRQSPDPVVGWLNTGPDRLLGLIECDGVAAAAALAEAGAAAGGFAQPLADAAGGRTARVTAYRPIAQHWDWEAAR from the coding sequence ATGCTGCTGCTCGACGCCACGATGTCGATCGCTCCCGCCAAGGAGGCGGAGCTGAACACCTGGTACCACCTGCACGTCCCGCGGCTCGTCGCGGTGCCCGGCTACGAGAGCGGCAACCGCTACGTCGCGATCACGCCGGGACCGCGCTATGCCGCGCTGTACGAGATCCGCGACCACGCGGCGCTCCCGCTGCTGCTGGGCGAGGACGCCGGCACGCGCGACGAGGTCACGCTGTCGGAGTGGGCCGTCTGGGACCGCGACCTGCTGCCGCACACGAGCGACCTGCACCTGCACGTCTACGAGCCGCTCGCCGCGACGCCGCCGCGGCTCCTGCGCGGCGGCCGGCCGCTCGTCGTCGTGCGCGTCGAGCACGACGCCGGCGACCCGGGCGCCGCGGAGGCGGCGTGGCGCGAGGCGGTGCTCCCGGGGCTCGCGCGCGAGCGCGACGTCGCCGGCGCGGTGCTGCTGCGGCAGAGCCCCGACCCGGTCGTCGGCTGGCTCAACACCGGCCCCGACCGGCTGCTCGGCCTGATCGAGTGCGACGGCGTCGCCGCGGCCGCGGCGCTGGCCGAGGCGGGCGCGGCCGCCGGCGGCTTCGCTCAGCCGCTCGCCGACGCGGCCGGCGGGCGCACCGCGCGCGTCACCGCCTACCGGCCGATCGCCCAGCACTGGGACTGGGAGGCGGCGCGATGA
- a CDS encoding DUF4286 family protein — MEQQLPEWVMVAALEVDAAVEAEWDRWYDEVHLPEILAAPGFRSGTRYRAVAHPSDGTGLRRQLTVYEVDGPQVWETPELTAARGLGGFGDRVQVRTRIFHKHLTMRKEHDR; from the coding sequence ATGGAGCAGCAGCTGCCCGAGTGGGTGATGGTCGCCGCGCTGGAGGTCGACGCGGCCGTCGAGGCCGAGTGGGACAGGTGGTACGACGAGGTCCACCTGCCCGAGATCCTCGCCGCGCCCGGGTTCCGCAGCGGCACGCGCTACAGAGCGGTCGCGCACCCGAGCGACGGGACCGGTCTGCGCCGCCAGCTGACGGTCTACGAGGTCGACGGGCCCCAGGTGTGGGAGACGCCGGAGCTGACAGCCGCGCGCGGCCTCGGCGGCTTCGGCGACAGAGTGCAGGTGCGGACGCGGATCTTCCACAAGCACCTGACGATGCGCAAAGAGCATGACCGCTGA
- a CDS encoding DUF3830 family protein has product MTAERDERPESWYWEQHWGRARRGSTPVVLEWEGGASEGVLFDEGAPRTVAAIAERLPLEIPVIHAIWSGDIVMSAERFPLGFQDKENETRLPRVGDLSWDPTFGEVAVTYGTAECRMPSGFNTIVVFGSLSTSLDELARWCRRRRFEGLGQLRLDHAR; this is encoded by the coding sequence ATGACCGCTGAGCGGGACGAGCGCCCGGAGAGCTGGTACTGGGAGCAGCACTGGGGCCGTGCGCGGCGCGGCTCGACCCCGGTCGTGCTCGAGTGGGAGGGCGGGGCGAGCGAGGGCGTCCTCTTCGACGAGGGCGCCCCGCGCACCGTCGCCGCGATCGCCGAGCGGCTGCCGCTCGAGATCCCGGTGATCCACGCGATCTGGAGCGGCGACATCGTGATGAGCGCGGAGCGCTTCCCGCTCGGCTTCCAGGACAAGGAGAACGAGACGCGCCTGCCGCGGGTGGGCGACCTCTCGTGGGACCCGACCTTCGGGGAGGTCGCCGTGACGTACGGGACGGCCGAGTGCCGCATGCCGTCGGGCTTCAACACGATCGTCGTGTTCGGCTCGCTCTCGACCTCGCTCGACGAGCTGGCGCGCTGGTGCCGGCGACGCCGCTTCGAGGGCCTGGGCCAGCTGCGACTCGACCACGCCCGCTGA
- a CDS encoding amidase — MTAETARELTGLDAIAQAELVRARQVTPVELVDAAIAQVERLNPGLNAVVHLAAERAREEAAAVDPALPLAGVPLLLKDLVVRRAGFPATDGSRAGAGRVAVRDSELVRRYRAAGLIAIGQTNTAEFGVTPTTESELFGPARNPWDPARTAGGSSGGSAAAVAAGMTPLAHGNDGGGSIRIPASCCGVFGLKPSFGRTPLEPDAGALLCRVLSNHVLTRSVRDSALVLDLTAGRARGSLLDAPPPPAGGWLAAATAPPRGGLRIALSTSPLAAVPVHEECVTAVEQAARLCEELGHHVTEAMPPLDADELTAAWFTLWRELMGSLVAEVARETGVEPSPDGFDALTWEHYLAAREHTAFEHMRALTAIDSAARLLHEFMEGFDAWLTPTLAQPPLVLGEFAAPADRVARYVRFSPFTRLANVSGQPAMSVPLHRSPSGLPIGVHFLGQLGREDVLLSLAGQLERARPWTGRLPA; from the coding sequence ATGACCGCCGAGACCGCGCGCGAGCTGACTGGGCTCGACGCGATCGCGCAGGCGGAGCTGGTCCGCGCCCGGCAGGTGACGCCGGTGGAGCTGGTCGACGCGGCGATCGCCCAGGTCGAGCGGCTGAACCCGGGGCTGAACGCCGTCGTCCACCTCGCCGCCGAGCGGGCGCGGGAAGAGGCGGCCGCGGTCGATCCCGCGCTGCCGCTCGCGGGGGTGCCGCTGCTGCTCAAGGATCTGGTGGTCCGCCGGGCCGGCTTCCCCGCGACCGACGGTTCGCGCGCCGGCGCGGGGCGGGTCGCGGTCCGCGACAGCGAGCTGGTGCGGCGGTACCGCGCCGCCGGTCTGATCGCGATCGGGCAGACGAACACCGCCGAGTTCGGCGTCACGCCGACGACCGAGAGCGAGCTGTTCGGGCCGGCGCGCAACCCGTGGGACCCCGCGCGCACCGCCGGCGGCTCGAGCGGCGGCTCGGCGGCAGCGGTCGCGGCTGGGATGACGCCGCTGGCGCACGGCAACGACGGCGGCGGGTCGATCCGCATCCCGGCCTCGTGCTGCGGGGTCTTCGGCCTCAAGCCGAGCTTCGGCCGCACGCCGCTCGAGCCGGACGCCGGGGCGCTGCTGTGCCGGGTGCTGAGCAACCACGTCCTGACGCGCTCGGTGCGCGACAGCGCGCTCGTGCTCGACCTGACGGCAGGGCGCGCTCGCGGGTCGCTGCTCGACGCGCCCCCGCCGCCGGCCGGCGGCTGGCTGGCGGCCGCGACCGCTCCGCCGCGCGGCGGCCTGCGGATCGCGCTGTCGACGTCGCCGCTCGCCGCGGTCCCGGTGCACGAGGAGTGCGTCACCGCGGTCGAGCAGGCGGCACGCCTGTGCGAGGAGCTGGGCCACCATGTGACGGAGGCGATGCCGCCGCTCGACGCGGACGAGCTGACCGCGGCGTGGTTCACGCTGTGGCGCGAGCTGATGGGCTCGCTCGTCGCCGAGGTCGCCCGCGAGACGGGCGTCGAGCCGTCGCCCGACGGCTTCGACGCGCTGACGTGGGAGCACTACCTGGCGGCACGGGAGCACACGGCCTTCGAGCACATGCGCGCGCTGACGGCGATCGACAGCGCTGCCCGCCTGCTGCACGAGTTCATGGAGGGCTTCGACGCATGGCTCACGCCGACGCTGGCGCAGCCGCCGCTCGTGCTTGGCGAGTTCGCCGCGCCGGCCGACCGGGTCGCCCGTTACGTGCGCTTCTCGCCGTTCACGCGGCTGGCCAACGTCAGCGGGCAGCCGGCGATGTCGGTCCCGCTGCACCGCTCCCCGTCGGGCCTGCCGATCGGCGTCCACTTCCTCGGCCAGCTCGGCCGCGAGGACGTGCTGCTGTCGCTCGCCGGCCAGCTGGAGCGGGCGCGGCCGTGGACCGGCAGGCTGCCTGCATGA
- a CDS encoding CoA transferase subunit A, with the protein MIRVCTPAEALARVSPGDTVMVGGFGLVGAPLTLIAALLEADGARDLTVISNNLGEPGRGLGRLLPARRVRKAIGSYFTSNPEVVEAHLAGEIEVELLPQGTLAESIRAGGAGIGGFYVRTGAGTVLAEGRDERVIDGERYLLQLPLNADVALIRAAKADRLGNLAYTRTARNFNPDMATAARTVIAEVDEIVEVGELAPEEIVTPHLFVDHVVRSEGASA; encoded by the coding sequence ATGATCCGCGTCTGCACCCCGGCCGAGGCGCTCGCCCGCGTGTCGCCCGGCGACACCGTGATGGTCGGCGGCTTCGGGCTCGTCGGCGCGCCGCTGACGCTGATCGCGGCGCTGCTCGAAGCTGACGGCGCGCGCGACCTCACGGTCATCTCCAACAACCTCGGCGAGCCCGGCCGCGGGCTCGGCCGGCTGCTTCCGGCCAGGCGCGTGCGCAAGGCGATCGGCTCGTACTTCACCTCCAACCCCGAGGTCGTCGAGGCGCACCTCGCCGGAGAGATCGAGGTCGAGCTGCTGCCGCAGGGAACGCTGGCGGAGTCGATCCGCGCCGGCGGTGCGGGGATCGGCGGCTTCTACGTCCGCACCGGCGCAGGCACCGTGCTGGCGGAGGGCCGCGACGAGCGCGTGATCGACGGCGAGCGCTACCTGCTGCAGCTCCCGCTGAACGCCGACGTGGCGCTGATCCGCGCCGCGAAGGCCGACCGCCTCGGCAACCTCGCCTACACGCGCACGGCGCGCAACTTCAACCCCGACATGGCGACCGCCGCGCGCACCGTGATCGCGGAGGTCGACGAGATCGTCGAGGTCGGAGAGCTGGCGCCGGAGGAGATCGTCACGCCGCACCTGTTCGTCGACCACGTCGTCCGCTCGGAGGGCGCATCCGCATGA
- a CDS encoding 3-oxoacid CoA-transferase subunit B yields the protein MSSSVATAIAKRVAAHLTDGEIVNLGIGIPTLVADHLPDGVDVVLQTENGMLGVGPTPAEDAVDPNLVNAGKLPVSELPGASYFASSASFAMIRGGHVDTAILGALQLDEHGRIANWSIPGKPILGVGGAMDLLVGARRVIVATTHLAKDGAPKLVAETPFPLTADRPVDLIVTEHATFAVRDGGLVLTDVTEDSSVEWVERNTGARFTVALEGDCQEIDPRPARSRR from the coding sequence ATGAGCAGCTCCGTCGCCACGGCGATCGCCAAGCGGGTCGCCGCCCACCTGACCGACGGCGAGATCGTCAACCTCGGGATCGGGATCCCGACGCTCGTCGCCGACCACCTGCCCGACGGCGTCGACGTCGTCCTCCAGACCGAGAACGGCATGCTCGGCGTCGGCCCGACCCCGGCCGAGGACGCGGTCGATCCGAACCTCGTCAACGCCGGCAAGCTGCCCGTGAGCGAGCTGCCCGGCGCCTCCTACTTCGCCAGCTCGGCGTCGTTCGCGATGATCCGCGGCGGTCACGTCGACACGGCGATCCTCGGCGCGCTCCAGCTCGACGAGCACGGCCGGATCGCCAACTGGTCGATCCCCGGCAAGCCGATCCTCGGCGTCGGCGGCGCGATGGACCTGCTCGTCGGCGCGCGGCGCGTGATCGTCGCGACGACCCACCTCGCCAAGGACGGCGCGCCGAAGCTCGTCGCCGAGACGCCCTTCCCGCTCACCGCCGACCGGCCGGTCGACCTGATCGTCACCGAGCATGCGACCTTCGCGGTGCGCGACGGTGGCTTGGTGCTGACCGACGTCACGGAGGACAGCTCGGTCGAGTGGGTCGAACGGAACACGGGCGCGCGCTTCACGGTCGCGCTGGAGGGTGACTGCCAGGAGATCGACCCGAGGCCGGCGCGATCGCGACGTTGA